A window of the Osmia lignaria lignaria isolate PbOS001 chromosome 2, iyOsmLign1, whole genome shotgun sequence genome harbors these coding sequences:
- the LOC117611027 gene encoding uncharacterized protein LOC117611027, with protein sequence MKNLGAAKITKGVVKSRLELLERNWNTFSETHDQLLDAFAATEKDSPYFKKDYMGAGEEAYVQQKAILLDQLKEKLAENSAGKTESSHGTSTLRSLPKITLPSFSGDYNSWSNFRDLFQSLIIDNDALSLVEKLHYLKISLSGEPAQLLQNIPMTGDNFERAWNSITQRYQNLRVLITSQLASITALPPMKRESSRDLKELLHGTTDAVQALEAMKRPVQHWDDWLVFITAEKLDSKTRMGWETAIGSTLDPPTLAQLTTFLTSKLRALEAVEGASGSSATTTNPIEAQKQGKRTSVNSTLRLKAHATHTAGEGSRKCLICQKDHFILFCPTFKGMNPRERKQLVTEKRLCYNCLAPHSSQACKSTKRCQVCVGKHHTSLHSTFEQSSAARSSLSKQVPDSSRETIDDPQQEPSASIFEKVTHCAMTSCSVTSAVSVILATAELMLVSDQGRRVVVRALIDPCSEVSLMEESVAQILNLKRVLDKIPVIGVGKTQTYTKVFHARIGSG encoded by the exons atgaaaaatctgGGTGCAGCTAAAATAACCAAAGGAGTGGTTAAATCTCGCTTGGAGCTCTTGGAAAGAAACTGGAATACATTTTCCGAGACGCACGATCAACTCCTTGACGCGTTTGCAGCAACCGAAAAGGACAGTCCGTATTTCAAAAAGGACTACATGGGCGCTGGCGAAGAGGCGTACGTTCAACAAAAGGCAATATTGCTGGATCAATTGAAGGAAAAGCTAGCCGAAAACTCTGCAGGTAAGACCGAATCATCTCATGGAACTTCAACTCTCCGGTCTTTACCTAAAATCACGCTGCCTAGCTTTTCCGGTGATTACAACAGCTGGTCGAACTTTCGCGATCTATTTCAATCTTTAATCATTGATAATGACGCTCTCTCTCTCGTCGAAAAGCTACATTATCTGAAAATAAGCTTATCTGGTGAGCCAGCTCAATTACTGCAAAATATACCGATGACCGGTGATAACTTTGAACGGGCTTGGAACTCAATTACGCAACGCTATCAAAACTTACGAGTCCTGATTACCTCTCAACTGGCATCCATAACGGCACTTCCTCCGATGAAAAGAGAATCGTCGCGAGACCTGAAAGAACTTCTTCACGGCACAACGGACGCCGTCCAAGCTCTGGAGGCCATGAAGCGACCAGTCCAACACTGGGATGACTGGCTCGTCTTCATAACCGCCGAAAAACTGGATTCCAAAACAAGAATGGGATGGGAAACAGCCATTGGATCAACATTAGATCCTCCAACGCTTGCACAATTAACGACGTTTCTCACCTCAAAACTGCGAGCCTTGGAAGCTGTGGAAGGAGCATCCGGTTCATCAGCAACGACTACGAACCCAATCGAAGCTCAGAAGCAAGGGAAGAGGACGTCCGTCAACTCCACGCTTCGTCTCAAGGCGCACGCGACGCACACCGCTGGAGAAGGATCTCGAAAGTGCCTCATTTGTCAAAAGGACCACTTCATTCTGTTTTGCCCGACCTTCAAGGGGATGAATCCGCGTGAGAGAAAGCAACTGGTAACAGAAAAGCGACTGTGTTATAATTGTTTGGCTCCACACTCTTCACAAGCTTGTAAGTCTACTAAGCGGTGCCAAGTTTGCGTTGGTAAGCATCATACCTCTCTTCATTCTACTTTTGAACAATCTTCTGCTGCTCGCTCTTCTCTTTCCAAACAGGTGCCAGACTCGAGTCGCGAGACGATCGACGATCCGCAACAGGAGCCATCCGCTTCAATTTTTGAAAAGGTTACACATTGCGCAATGACTTCCTGCTCCGTAACCTCCGCTGTATCGGTCATACTTGCTACCGCGGAACTAATGCTAGTGTCCGACCAGGGAAGGAGAGTGGTAGTGAGAGCTTTAATCGATCCTTGCTCAGAGGTTTCTTTGATGGAGGAGAGCGTGGCTCAGATTCTAAATCTAAAGCGGGTACTTGATAAAATTCCGGTTATTGGCGTCGGAAAGACGCAAACTTACACGAAAG TGTTTCATGCGAGAATCGGATCTGGTTAA